The Geothrix sp. genome has a window encoding:
- a CDS encoding flavin reductase family protein: MTLRTILPTDLSPIETNALLCSGVAPRPIALASTVSKEGIRNLSPFSFFNAFGSNPPTVAFAPNRRGRDGTVKHTYLNAVATGEFVIAAVSHAMLHPMNVASAEWPDGVDEFPKSGLTPLPARFVTPALVAESPFQMECRLQQVVELGHGPGSGLMLIGEVLAFHVREDCFSGGVPHPDALDLIGRNGGAFYTRASGAAVFEVPKPAGKPLGYDALPEVLKQSRVLTANDLGQLANSPGLPDLSDLARQPGDPAAPLGLEQAIRQALASGDLAEAWRLVGLRLQA, translated from the coding sequence ATGACCCTGCGCACCATCCTCCCCACAGACCTCTCGCCCATCGAGACCAATGCCCTGCTCTGCAGCGGTGTGGCCCCCCGGCCCATCGCCCTGGCCAGCACGGTCTCGAAGGAGGGCATCCGCAACCTGTCGCCCTTCAGCTTCTTCAACGCCTTCGGCTCGAACCCGCCCACGGTGGCCTTCGCGCCCAACCGCCGGGGCCGGGACGGCACCGTGAAGCACACCTACCTGAACGCCGTGGCCACGGGCGAGTTCGTCATCGCCGCCGTGAGCCACGCCATGCTGCATCCCATGAATGTGGCCAGCGCCGAGTGGCCCGACGGCGTGGACGAATTCCCTAAGAGCGGCCTCACGCCCCTTCCCGCCCGCTTCGTGACGCCCGCCCTGGTGGCCGAGAGCCCCTTCCAAATGGAGTGCCGCCTGCAGCAGGTGGTCGAGCTCGGCCACGGTCCGGGATCCGGCCTCATGCTCATCGGCGAGGTGCTCGCCTTTCATGTGCGCGAAGACTGTTTCAGCGGCGGCGTCCCCCACCCCGATGCCCTGGATCTCATCGGCCGCAACGGCGGAGCGTTCTACACCCGCGCCAGCGGCGCGGCCGTCTTCGAAGTGCCCAAGCCCGCCGGGAAACCCCTGGGCTACGACGCCTTGCCCGAAGTCCTGAAGCAGAGCCGAGTCCTCACCGCCAACGACCTCGGCCAGCTGGCCAACAGCCCGGGCCTGCCGGACCTCTCAGACCTGGCGCGTCAGCCCGGGGATCCGGCCGCGCCCCTCGGTCTCGAGCAGGCGATCCGCCAGGCCCTGGCCTCGGGGGACCTGGCCGAGGCCTGGCGCCTGGTGGGGCTGCGCCTGCAAGCCTGA